Proteins encoded in a region of the Benincasa hispida cultivar B227 chromosome 2, ASM972705v1, whole genome shotgun sequence genome:
- the LOC120071565 gene encoding glycine-rich cell wall structural protein 2, whose translation MGSLKSLVLAALLVSSLFVVSHSRVARKDLGLDLGGVGVGIGAGIGIGLGGSGSGSGSGSGSGSGSGSSSSSSSSSSSSSSGSGSDSGSEAGSYAGSRAGSGSGGHGGGGSGYGGGYGGGYGGGHRK comes from the coding sequence atggGTAGTTTGAAATCCTTGGTTCTTGCTGCTCTGCTTGTTTCGTCTCTTTTTGTTGTATCCCACAGCCGAGTGGCCAGGAAAGATTTGGGCCTTGACTTGGGTGGGGTGGGCGTTGGGATTGGAGCTGGAATTGGCATTGGACTTGGTGGAAGTGGCTCAGGCTCAGGCTCAGGCTCAGGCTCTGGCTCGGGATCAGGATCAAGTTCGAGTTCGAGTTCGAGTTCTAGCTCTTCTTCTTCTGGGTCGGGTTCCGACTCTGGATCTGAAGCAGGCTCGTATGCAGGGTCTCGAGCGGGTTCCGGGTCGGGTGGTCATGGAGGTGGAGGGTCGGGCTATGGTGGAGGATATGGAGGGGGTTATGGAGGAGGGCATAGAAAATGA
- the LOC120070888 gene encoding UDP-glucuronate 4-epimerase 1-like: MPTLDEELFPSTPGKFKIEQRSYGINRQFYRFFASTSTMFLWALFLIALTVSYLSFQSFVDSGTRYLSASWGGLQWEKQVRTSAEIRRSRGMSVLVTGASGFVGTHVSLALKRRGDGVVGLDNFNNYYDPSLKKARKALVNRYGVFVVEGDINDAKLLDKLFDIVAFTHVMHLAAQAGVRYAMENPHSYVHSNIAGLVTLLEACKSANPQPSIVWASSSSVYGLNEKVPFSELDRTDQPASLYAATKKAGEEITHTYNHIYGLSITGLRFFTVYGPWGRPDMAYFTFTRNILQGKPITVYRGKNGVDLARDFTYIDDIVKGCLGSLDTSGKSTGSGGKKKGPAPYRIFNLGNTSPVTVPALVRILEEHLKTKAKKNIVDMPGNGDVPFTHANISSARAEFGYKPTTDLPTGLKKFVRWYLSYYGYSHGTPLN, translated from the coding sequence ATGCCAACATTGGATGAAGAACTCTTCCCTTCCACCCCTGGTAAATTCAAAATCGAACAAAGAAGCTATGGAATCAACCGTCAATTCTACCGTTTCTTCGCCTCCACCAGCACCATGTTCTTATGGGCTCTCTTTTTAATCGCTCTCACCGTCTCTTATCTCAGCTTCCAAAGCTTCGTCGATTCCGGTACCCGTTATCTCTCCGCCTCCTGGGGCGGTCTCCAATGGGAAAAACAAGTCCGTACCTCTGCCGAGATCCGCCGTTCCCGTGGCATGTCTGTACTCGTCACCGGCGCTTCCGGTTTCGTTGGTACCCACGTTTCTCTAGCGTTGAAACGACGTGGAGACGGCGTCGTTGGACTCGACAATTTCAACAATTACTACGACCCTTCCCTTAAGAAGGCTCGCAAAGCACTTGTTAACCGTTACGGTGTGTTCGTCGTTGAAGGTGATATTAACGATGCCAAATTACTCGATAAGCTTTTCGACATTGTCGCTTTCACTCACGTGATGCATTTAGCGGCCCAAGCAGGTGTCAGGTACGCAATGGAGAATCCTCATTCTTATGTTCATAGCAACATTGCAGGCCTTGTTACTCTTCTCGAGGCTTGTAAATCAGCCAATCCTCAACCCTCCATTGTTTGGGCTTCTTCAAGCTCTGTTTATGGCCTTAACGAGAAAGTCCCTTTCTCCGAATTGGACCGGACTGATCAACCGGCGAGTCTCTACGCCGCTACGAAAAAAGCCGGCGAGGAAATCACTCACACTTACAATCATATATATGGATTGTCTATCACCGGGTTGAGATTCTTCACTGTATACGGTCCATGGGGAAGACCGGATATGGCGTATTTTACGTTTACACGGAATATTCTTCAGGGGAAACCGATTACCGTTTATCGGGGGAAGAATGGGGTGGATTTGGCTAGGGATTTTACTTACATTGACGATATTGTGAAAGGGTGTTTGGGTTCGCTTGATACCTCTGGGAAAAGTACTGGATCGGGTGGGAAAAAGAAAGGGCCGGCGCCGTATCGAATTTTCAATTTGGGTAATACGTCGCCGGTGACAGTGCCGGCGCTTGTGAGGATTCTGGAAGAGCATTTGAAGACGAAGGCGAAGAAGAACATTGTGGATATGCCTGGAAACGGCGACGTTCCGTTCACTCATGCAAATATAAGTTCGGCCCGGGCTGAATTTGGTTATAAACCGACGACCGATTTGCCAACCGGATTGAAAAAGTTTGTTCGATGGTATTTGTCTTACTACGGCTACAGTCACGGGACGCCTTTAAATTAA